In Peromyscus maniculatus bairdii isolate BWxNUB_F1_BW_parent chromosome 21, HU_Pman_BW_mat_3.1, whole genome shotgun sequence, one DNA window encodes the following:
- the Slc35b2 gene encoding adenosine 3'-phospho 5'-phosphosulfate transporter 1 isoform X4 yields MVGSGGARRAPFFGSRWGVTRSPSAVLDTAVVLPLFRECCRLCQLYGTWLPPGAIFKTEELPGDRGLCFPLVKACVFGNEPKASDEIPLAPRTEAADTAPSWQILKLVFCASGLQVSYLTWGVLQERVMTGSYGATATSPGEHFTDSQFLVLMNRVLALIVAGLYCVLRKQPRHGAPMYRYSFASLSNVLSSWCQYEALKFVSFPTQVLAKASKVIPVMMMGKLVSRRSYEHWEYLTAGLISIGVSMFLLSSGPEPRSSPATTLSGLVLLAGYIAFDSFTSNWQDALFAYKMSSVQMMFGVNLFSCLFTVGSLLEQGALLEGARFMGRHSEFALHALLLSICSAFGQLFIFYTIGQFGAAVFTIIMTLRQAIAILLSCLLYGHTVTVVGGLGVAVVFTALLLRVYARGRKQRGKKAVPTEPPVQKV; encoded by the exons atggtgggcagtggtggtgctcgccgCGCTCCCTTCTTTGGGAGCAGGTGGGGAGTCACCCGAAGCCCCTCCGCAGTCCTGGACACAGCTGTGGTTCTTCCGCTTTTTCGTGAATGCTGCCGGCTATGCCAGCTTTATGGTACCTGGCTACCTCCTGGTGCAATATTTAAGACGGAAGAACTACCTGGAGACAG GGGTCTCTGCTTTCCCCTGGTGAAAGCCTGTGTGTTTGGCAATGAGCCCAAGGCCTCTGATGAGATTCCACTGGCTCCCCGGACAGAAGCAGCGGATACTGCGCCCTCTTGGCAGATCCTGAAGCTGGTCTTCTGTGCCTCGGGGCTCCAG gtGTCCTATCTGACTTGGGGTGTACTGCAGGAGAGAGTGATGACCGGCAGCTATGGGGCCACAGCCACATCACCAGGCGAGCATTTCACAGACTCACAGTTCCTGGTGCTAATGAACCGCGTGCTGGCCCTGATTGTGGCAGGTCTCTACTGTGTCCTACGCAAGCAACCCCGTCACGGTGCCCCCATGTACCGGTACTCTTTCGCCAGTCTGTCAAATGTGCTTAGCAGCTGGTGCCAATATGAAGCGCTTAAGTTCGTCAGCTTCCCTACCCAGGTGCTGGCCAAGGCCTCCAAGGTGATTCCTGTCATGATGATGGGAAAGCTGGTGTCCAGGCGAAGCTATGAACACTGGGAATACCTGACTGCAGGCCTCATCTCCATTGGGGTTAGCATGTTTCTGCTGTCCAGCGGACCAGAACCCCGAAGCTCTCCAGCCACCACGCTCTCAGGCTTGGTCCTCCTGGCAGGCTACATCGCTTTTGACAGCTTCACCTCAAACTGGCAGGATGCCCTGTTTGCCTATAAGATGTCCTCAGTGCAGATGATGTTTGGGGTCAATCTGTTCTCCTGTCTCTTCACAGTAGGCTCACTACTGGAGCAGGGCGCCCTACTGGAGGGAGCCCGCTTCATGGGACGGCACAGTGAGTTTGCACTCCatgccctcctcctctccatctgcTCTGCCTTCGGTCAGCTCTTCATCTTCTACACCATTGGACAGTTCGGAGCTGCTGTCTTCACCATCATCATGACTCTCCGCCAGGCTATCGCCatccttctctcctgcctcctctatGGCCACACTGTCACTGTGGTGGGGGGGCTGGGAGTGGCTGTGGTCTTCACTGCCCTCCTCCTTAGAGTCTATGCCCGGGGCCGTAAGCAGCGGGGAAAGAAGGCTGTGCCAACTGAGCCCCCAGTGCAGAAGGTATGA
- the Slc35b2 gene encoding adenosine 3'-phospho 5'-phosphosulfate transporter 1 isoform X1 — translation MQSLEGHGHRWWAVVVLAALPSLGAGGESPEAPPQSWTQLWFFRFFVNAAGYASFMVPGYLLVQYLRRKNYLETGRGLCFPLVKACVFGNEPKASDEIPLAPRTEAADTAPSWQILKLVFCASGLQVSYLTWGVLQERVMTGSYGATATSPGEHFTDSQFLVLMNRVLALIVAGLYCVLRKQPRHGAPMYRYSFASLSNVLSSWCQYEALKFVSFPTQVLAKASKVIPVMMMGKLVSRRSYEHWEYLTAGLISIGVSMFLLSSGPEPRSSPATTLSGLVLLAGYIAFDSFTSNWQDALFAYKMSSVQMMFGVNLFSCLFTVGSLLEQGALLEGARFMGRHSEFALHALLLSICSAFGQLFIFYTIGQFGAAVFTIIMTLRQAIAILLSCLLYGHTVTVVGGLGVAVVFTALLLRVYARGRKQRGKKAVPTEPPVQKV, via the exons ATGCAGAGTCTCGAAGGTCACGGTCACAG atggtgggcagtggtggtgctcgccgCGCTCCCTTCTTTGGGAGCAGGTGGGGAGTCACCCGAAGCCCCTCCGCAGTCCTGGACACAGCTGTGGTTCTTCCGCTTTTTCGTGAATGCTGCCGGCTATGCCAGCTTTATGGTACCTGGCTACCTCCTGGTGCAATATTTAAGACGGAAGAACTACCTGGAGACAG GCAGGGGTCTCTGCTTTCCCCTGGTGAAAGCCTGTGTGTTTGGCAATGAGCCCAAGGCCTCTGATGAGATTCCACTGGCTCCCCGGACAGAAGCAGCGGATACTGCGCCCTCTTGGCAGATCCTGAAGCTGGTCTTCTGTGCCTCGGGGCTCCAG gtGTCCTATCTGACTTGGGGTGTACTGCAGGAGAGAGTGATGACCGGCAGCTATGGGGCCACAGCCACATCACCAGGCGAGCATTTCACAGACTCACAGTTCCTGGTGCTAATGAACCGCGTGCTGGCCCTGATTGTGGCAGGTCTCTACTGTGTCCTACGCAAGCAACCCCGTCACGGTGCCCCCATGTACCGGTACTCTTTCGCCAGTCTGTCAAATGTGCTTAGCAGCTGGTGCCAATATGAAGCGCTTAAGTTCGTCAGCTTCCCTACCCAGGTGCTGGCCAAGGCCTCCAAGGTGATTCCTGTCATGATGATGGGAAAGCTGGTGTCCAGGCGAAGCTATGAACACTGGGAATACCTGACTGCAGGCCTCATCTCCATTGGGGTTAGCATGTTTCTGCTGTCCAGCGGACCAGAACCCCGAAGCTCTCCAGCCACCACGCTCTCAGGCTTGGTCCTCCTGGCAGGCTACATCGCTTTTGACAGCTTCACCTCAAACTGGCAGGATGCCCTGTTTGCCTATAAGATGTCCTCAGTGCAGATGATGTTTGGGGTCAATCTGTTCTCCTGTCTCTTCACAGTAGGCTCACTACTGGAGCAGGGCGCCCTACTGGAGGGAGCCCGCTTCATGGGACGGCACAGTGAGTTTGCACTCCatgccctcctcctctccatctgcTCTGCCTTCGGTCAGCTCTTCATCTTCTACACCATTGGACAGTTCGGAGCTGCTGTCTTCACCATCATCATGACTCTCCGCCAGGCTATCGCCatccttctctcctgcctcctctatGGCCACACTGTCACTGTGGTGGGGGGGCTGGGAGTGGCTGTGGTCTTCACTGCCCTCCTCCTTAGAGTCTATGCCCGGGGCCGTAAGCAGCGGGGAAAGAAGGCTGTGCCAACTGAGCCCCCAGTGCAGAAGGTATGA
- the Slc35b2 gene encoding adenosine 3'-phospho 5'-phosphosulfate transporter 1 isoform X3, with product MVPGYLLVQYLRRKNYLETGRGLCFPLVKACVFGNEPKASDEIPLAPRTEAADTAPSWQILKLVFCASGLQVSYLTWGVLQERVMTGSYGATATSPGEHFTDSQFLVLMNRVLALIVAGLYCVLRKQPRHGAPMYRYSFASLSNVLSSWCQYEALKFVSFPTQVLAKASKVIPVMMMGKLVSRRSYEHWEYLTAGLISIGVSMFLLSSGPEPRSSPATTLSGLVLLAGYIAFDSFTSNWQDALFAYKMSSVQMMFGVNLFSCLFTVGSLLEQGALLEGARFMGRHSEFALHALLLSICSAFGQLFIFYTIGQFGAAVFTIIMTLRQAIAILLSCLLYGHTVTVVGGLGVAVVFTALLLRVYARGRKQRGKKAVPTEPPVQKV from the exons ATGGTACCTGGCTACCTCCTGGTGCAATATTTAAGACGGAAGAACTACCTGGAGACAG GCAGGGGTCTCTGCTTTCCCCTGGTGAAAGCCTGTGTGTTTGGCAATGAGCCCAAGGCCTCTGATGAGATTCCACTGGCTCCCCGGACAGAAGCAGCGGATACTGCGCCCTCTTGGCAGATCCTGAAGCTGGTCTTCTGTGCCTCGGGGCTCCAG gtGTCCTATCTGACTTGGGGTGTACTGCAGGAGAGAGTGATGACCGGCAGCTATGGGGCCACAGCCACATCACCAGGCGAGCATTTCACAGACTCACAGTTCCTGGTGCTAATGAACCGCGTGCTGGCCCTGATTGTGGCAGGTCTCTACTGTGTCCTACGCAAGCAACCCCGTCACGGTGCCCCCATGTACCGGTACTCTTTCGCCAGTCTGTCAAATGTGCTTAGCAGCTGGTGCCAATATGAAGCGCTTAAGTTCGTCAGCTTCCCTACCCAGGTGCTGGCCAAGGCCTCCAAGGTGATTCCTGTCATGATGATGGGAAAGCTGGTGTCCAGGCGAAGCTATGAACACTGGGAATACCTGACTGCAGGCCTCATCTCCATTGGGGTTAGCATGTTTCTGCTGTCCAGCGGACCAGAACCCCGAAGCTCTCCAGCCACCACGCTCTCAGGCTTGGTCCTCCTGGCAGGCTACATCGCTTTTGACAGCTTCACCTCAAACTGGCAGGATGCCCTGTTTGCCTATAAGATGTCCTCAGTGCAGATGATGTTTGGGGTCAATCTGTTCTCCTGTCTCTTCACAGTAGGCTCACTACTGGAGCAGGGCGCCCTACTGGAGGGAGCCCGCTTCATGGGACGGCACAGTGAGTTTGCACTCCatgccctcctcctctccatctgcTCTGCCTTCGGTCAGCTCTTCATCTTCTACACCATTGGACAGTTCGGAGCTGCTGTCTTCACCATCATCATGACTCTCCGCCAGGCTATCGCCatccttctctcctgcctcctctatGGCCACACTGTCACTGTGGTGGGGGGGCTGGGAGTGGCTGTGGTCTTCACTGCCCTCCTCCTTAGAGTCTATGCCCGGGGCCGTAAGCAGCGGGGAAAGAAGGCTGTGCCAACTGAGCCCCCAGTGCAGAAGGTATGA
- the Nfkbie gene encoding NF-kappa-B inhibitor epsilon, with the protein MSDARKGPDEADDGQCDSGIESLRSLRSLPEPAASPGSGPSHRGCPQPWSHPPETHKEPGEKEDADGERADSTYASSSLTESLPLLGRPEVEDPAPDSPLPHTEVLSPQQLEALTYISEDGDTLLHLAVIHEAPAVLFCCLAFLPQEVLDIQNNLYQTALHLAVHLDQPDIVRALVLKGASRILQDQHGDTALHVACRRQNLACACCLLKEQPEPGREPSHPLDLQLKNWQGLACLHIATLQRNQALIELLLQNGADIDAQEATSGKTALHLAVETQERSLVQFLLRAGARVDARMLNGCTPLHLAAGRGLNSISSALCEAGADSLLLNVEDETPQDLAEDLLSYLPFDDLKISGKPLLCTD; encoded by the exons ATGTCGGATGCGCGGAAGGGGCCGGACGAGGCGGACGACGGCCAGTGCGACTCCGGCATAGAGTCGCTGCGCTCTCTGCGCTCCTTGCCCGAGCCTGCTGCGTCCCCAGGCTCCGGACCATCGCACAGAGGCTGTCCACAGCCCTGGAGCCATCCTCCAGAGACCCACAAGGAACCAGGGGAGAAAGAAGATGCAGATGGAGAGCGGGCGGACTCCACCTATGCTTCCTCCTCTCTCACTGAGTCCTTGCCCTTGCTGGGGAGACCTGAAGTGGAGGACCCGGCCCCAGACTCACCACTGCCCCACACGGAGGTACTGAGCCCTCAGCAACTCGAAGCGCTCACATACATCTCTGAGGACGGAGACAC gctGCTCCACTTGGCCGTGATTCACGAAGCCCCGGCAGTGCTGTTCTGTTGCCTGGCTTTCCTGCCCCAGGAAGTCCTGGACATTCAGAACAACCTTTACCAG ACAGCACTCCATCTGGCCGTGCACCTGGACCAGCCCGATATCGTCCGGGCGCTGGTGCTGAAGGGAGCCAGCCGAATACTCCAGGACCAGCATGGTGATACAGCCCTGCATGTAGCCTGCCGGCGCCAGAATCTGGCCTGCGCCTGCTGCCTGCTGAAGGAGCAGCCAGAGCCAGGAAGGGAGCCCTCTCACCCCCTGGACCTccagctgaagaactggcaag GTCTGGCCTGTCTCCACATCGCCACATTGCAGAGAAACCAAGCACTCATAGAACTGCTGCTTCAGAATGGAGCCGACATTGACGCACAG GAGGCCACCAGTGGAAAGACTGCCCTGCACCTGGCCGTGGAAACCCAGGAGCGCAGCCTGGTACAGTTCCTGCTCCGGGCTGGTGCCCGGGTGGATGCCCGCATGCTCAATGGGTGCACACCTCTGCACCTGGCAGCTGGCCGGGGCCTCAACAGTATCTCCTCCGCTCTTTGTGAGGCTGGTGCCGACTCCCTGCTGCTGAATGTAGAAGATGAGACACCCCAGGACCTGGCTGAGGAT CTCCTTTCTTATTTGCCCTTTGATGACCTGAAAATCTCCGGGAAGCCACTGCTGTGTACTGACTGA
- the Slc35b2 gene encoding adenosine 3'-phospho 5'-phosphosulfate transporter 1 isoform X2, with protein MDARWWAVVVLAALPSLGAGGESPEAPPQSWTQLWFFRFFVNAAGYASFMVPGYLLVQYLRRKNYLETGRGLCFPLVKACVFGNEPKASDEIPLAPRTEAADTAPSWQILKLVFCASGLQVSYLTWGVLQERVMTGSYGATATSPGEHFTDSQFLVLMNRVLALIVAGLYCVLRKQPRHGAPMYRYSFASLSNVLSSWCQYEALKFVSFPTQVLAKASKVIPVMMMGKLVSRRSYEHWEYLTAGLISIGVSMFLLSSGPEPRSSPATTLSGLVLLAGYIAFDSFTSNWQDALFAYKMSSVQMMFGVNLFSCLFTVGSLLEQGALLEGARFMGRHSEFALHALLLSICSAFGQLFIFYTIGQFGAAVFTIIMTLRQAIAILLSCLLYGHTVTVVGGLGVAVVFTALLLRVYARGRKQRGKKAVPTEPPVQKV; from the exons ATGGACGCCAG atggtgggcagtggtggtgctcgccgCGCTCCCTTCTTTGGGAGCAGGTGGGGAGTCACCCGAAGCCCCTCCGCAGTCCTGGACACAGCTGTGGTTCTTCCGCTTTTTCGTGAATGCTGCCGGCTATGCCAGCTTTATGGTACCTGGCTACCTCCTGGTGCAATATTTAAGACGGAAGAACTACCTGGAGACAG GCAGGGGTCTCTGCTTTCCCCTGGTGAAAGCCTGTGTGTTTGGCAATGAGCCCAAGGCCTCTGATGAGATTCCACTGGCTCCCCGGACAGAAGCAGCGGATACTGCGCCCTCTTGGCAGATCCTGAAGCTGGTCTTCTGTGCCTCGGGGCTCCAG gtGTCCTATCTGACTTGGGGTGTACTGCAGGAGAGAGTGATGACCGGCAGCTATGGGGCCACAGCCACATCACCAGGCGAGCATTTCACAGACTCACAGTTCCTGGTGCTAATGAACCGCGTGCTGGCCCTGATTGTGGCAGGTCTCTACTGTGTCCTACGCAAGCAACCCCGTCACGGTGCCCCCATGTACCGGTACTCTTTCGCCAGTCTGTCAAATGTGCTTAGCAGCTGGTGCCAATATGAAGCGCTTAAGTTCGTCAGCTTCCCTACCCAGGTGCTGGCCAAGGCCTCCAAGGTGATTCCTGTCATGATGATGGGAAAGCTGGTGTCCAGGCGAAGCTATGAACACTGGGAATACCTGACTGCAGGCCTCATCTCCATTGGGGTTAGCATGTTTCTGCTGTCCAGCGGACCAGAACCCCGAAGCTCTCCAGCCACCACGCTCTCAGGCTTGGTCCTCCTGGCAGGCTACATCGCTTTTGACAGCTTCACCTCAAACTGGCAGGATGCCCTGTTTGCCTATAAGATGTCCTCAGTGCAGATGATGTTTGGGGTCAATCTGTTCTCCTGTCTCTTCACAGTAGGCTCACTACTGGAGCAGGGCGCCCTACTGGAGGGAGCCCGCTTCATGGGACGGCACAGTGAGTTTGCACTCCatgccctcctcctctccatctgcTCTGCCTTCGGTCAGCTCTTCATCTTCTACACCATTGGACAGTTCGGAGCTGCTGTCTTCACCATCATCATGACTCTCCGCCAGGCTATCGCCatccttctctcctgcctcctctatGGCCACACTGTCACTGTGGTGGGGGGGCTGGGAGTGGCTGTGGTCTTCACTGCCCTCCTCCTTAGAGTCTATGCCCGGGGCCGTAAGCAGCGGGGAAAGAAGGCTGTGCCAACTGAGCCCCCAGTGCAGAAGGTATGA